The segment ACAGGGCCCGATTTTCTTCCATTGTTTTGCAAGATGAATGGAGTGTTTGGAAGAATTTAAATGGGTCTTCTGTTATTTCAACAGCGTTTGGAAGTGaagtttattttccaaaatgggATCATTAAACAAAATAAGTGTCAGCATCACCCCGATCCATTATGATCAGTTTTAAGAAGTCATGAAATGACATTATTTCTAGTTTGGACTGCCATTTTTTAGCGATGATTCTGGGTGATGGATTTGTCTCTTCAAATTCTCTGTAAAACACAAGCAGCAACCATTCTTCAGCCTCATTAGTTTTTAGTCTGGCCTAGTTTTCTTTAGTATGTGCATCAATCCTTTCTAAGGAAGCAAACACTTCATCACCTCACTGGTCTGTCGAAGTGTTATTTCTAGTATGTCATGGTTTTGTGTGCTGTATCCTCCATTCTTACTTGCATTTAATTGCGTTTATCTCAGCTTAAACTGTCCTTGATTTAAAGAATTGATGACTCTATCTTAAGTGGCATATTCTCTTTTCTTGGTAAAAGTTGGTGCTTAACAAtcttccattttgaaatttgtttttttttgttttgccacTAGGGGTTTATAAGAACAATGGTTACTTGATGGTCTCATGCAATGGAGGACTTAATCAAATGCGAGCGGCGGTGAGTGGTTCACAAAGTGTGAAAGCCAAAGgcatatcatatttttttcttccctctGGATGGTTTGAACTTGTAATTTGCTGCTGCCATATCAACCTGCTAATTagtttcatttgtttatattttgtaCAGATATGTGACATGGTTGCAATTGCTAGATACTTAAATGTCACTCTTATTGTCCCTGAGCTGGATAAAACCTCCTTTTGGGCTGACCCAAGGTATGTCAATTTGCCTTCTGCTGTGTTTGAGATAGCTGAAAGTTATGGAACAATGGATGCTGTGGTGTTCCTGCTGTGTTTTAATGTTGAATtactcgattttttttttcttcatataatatGATTATCATTGCTTAACATGGCAGTGAGTTTGAAGATATATTTGATGTTGATCATTTCATTACATCATTGAGAGATGAGGTTCGTGTATTAAAAGAGCTACCACCGAGGCTAAAGAAGAGGGTGGAGCAAGGAGTGTTCTATTCCATGCCTCCCATTAGTTGGTCAGATATTTCTTACTATCGTAATCAGGTATGTTATTTAACCATTGTTGGGCTTCTCCAATATCATTTTTAACCTTTGATGTAGGCTCCTATCCTCAAAGGTACTGTTCCCTTTTTCTTGCATACAGATTCTTCCACTAATACAGAAGTACAAAGTTGTGCACTTAAATAGAACCGATGCCCGGCTTGCCAATAATGGGCAACCTTTAGAGATTCAGAAGTTGCGTTGCCGAGTAAATTTCAGTGCTTTGAGATTTACTTCTCAAATAGAGGAGTTGGGTAGGAGAGTTATCAGGCTTCTGAGGCAAAATGGTCCATTCCTAGTGCTTCATCTGAGATATGAAATGGACATGTTAGCATTTTCGGGATGTACACAAGGCTGCAATGAAGATGAGGTGGAAGAGTTGACAAGAATGAGGTGAGATATATCTATTCTTTGACAACAAATAGGCACAAGGAAGTCCATAGTTTAGATTTGATGTTCCTGACCTAATATTATTCACATCTTTGGCAGATATGCTTATCCCTggtggaaagaaaaaattataaattctgACTTGAAAAGGAAAGATGGTTTATGCCCCTTGACTCCTGAGGAAACTGCTCTGACACTGAGGGCACTGGACATTGATCGAAATATCCAGATCTATATTGCTGCTGGAGAAATATATGGTGGAGAAAGGAGAATGGAAACTCTTGCAGCAGCCTATCCAAAATTGGTCAGTAGATGCTGTAGCTAATTCCTTGAGCTTTTTAataattggatttatttttctgtCTTTACAAGTTGCTTTTGGGTTTGTTGAAACAGGTCAGAAAGGAGACACTATTGGAATCCTCAGACCTTAGATTTTTCCAGAATCATTCGTCTCAGATGGCAGCATTGGATTATCTCGTCTCATTGGAGAGTGATATTTTTGTTCCTACATATGACGGAAACATGGCCAAGGTTGTTGAAGGTCATCGCAGGTACTCTTCTACCAACAATTTCAGTGATTATATTTTAGATAACGTTATAAAAGTAAATAAGTTGTGCCTTCCAGAAAccaatctttctttcttattttgagcATGAAATCACTGCTAAGGTTGTAGGTTTGTTTGCCTGAGattcattattattgtttttagagGAGAAATTGTTCAAGAATCTGAGAGATTACCGTTATactgttttttaattaaaagctaGTCTTAGTCAAGGTTCTTTAGTTTGTTCCATAATTTTTTGATTGTGTATTCACGGTTTTGGGATCTGTTATGTTCCGATTCTGCTTCAGATTTCTTGGGTTCAAGAAGACCATTCTTTTGGACAGAAGGCTTCTAGTTGATTTGATAGACCAGTACACCAAAGGATCTCTGAGTTGGGATGAATTCTCCTCTGCTGTAAAGGAGTCTCATGGAGATCGCATGGGGAACCCAATCAAAAGGCTAGTGATTCCAGACAGACCTAAAGAAGAAGATTATTTCTATGCCAATCCGCAGGAGTGTTTGCAACCATTAAATGAGCCGTTGAGTAGTAGTTCATGATCTTTACTGGTAGAAGGCAGTTAAAGTTTGTTCATATTCTCCCAGTATGCTGTTCTATCGCATATAAAAGGTAGCTCTTTCCCCCAACAAATACAAAAACCATGAAGGGTTTCAATCTGAAGGGGCAAACCACGAAGATCGTTTGGGGAGAGTAAACAAGAGAAAGCCTGAGAGGATTCCTGGAAGCAGCTGGAGTTACAGCTATATCTTTATATATGCCAATAATCCCAAGTCATGTATAGAAGCTAACCCTGCCATTACAGGGTGATATGAGAGCCCTTGCATTGCACACTGGGGGATGCAAATATAGATCTGGTGTGGTGGAAAATGTGGATCCACGGAAGGTTAATCCTCCTccttcctttgtattttttttttttttttttttgtttcttttgttaaaaatcCATGCCCTTGTGATTTTCTAGCAtatattaaattctaaaatttatctGTTCTTTACAAGTCATTGCCACTTTCCATTTCGTGTGGTTCTAACAGTTGCTAGTGCAGTGTATTGGATAATTTGGATTAGGTGAATTTTACCTATTCAAAGGATTTAGACATGGAGTCTTGGAAGAAAGGACCAAACCAACCTCCATGTTGATTTAATGGGTGGAAATTGTCATTGCTTTTGGTCCTTATAATTTCATTCTTGGCATCTTGACCATTTCTCGCTTGTATTATGTTTTCTTGAATTCTTAAATCATTCTAttcataaaaaccaattttagaGAGGAAGAAGACTCAGAAAGAATGGAAACTTACGTGGAAAAAGTATGTGGGTGGTTGAGATGAAACTTTAAGCCATTACAAGAAAGCTTTTAAGGCAAATTAAATTGGCACCAAACCCTCTAGAAAGGGAGTGATGGGGTTTCCCGTTTCccttttgaaattgatttagaCTGCACAATGTTGCAAGTTGTAACGTTTTTGTCTTGTCCTTGACTCTTGAGTGAAAAGTGCTCCAGATGGGGAGGATTGGTGTGTTTCTGTTTGCTTGTCACACAGGTAACATGAACCTTATCAAACCTGCCCATTCATAAAGTCTTTGGGAAGTGGGGACTGTACCTCATTTTAGGAGCGTAAAGGATTTTAGGTTTGACAGACTTTGTTTGGTGAGATTCTCCAGACTGAAAATGGTGAAACCTGTGAAGACAAACTGCAATGTCCGTACACTTGTTTGATGAAATATTactagaaatataaaaatatatgcaaattaTTCGGTGGTTCCAACTTATCAATCATTCTAATGACtttttctatattaaaaaaaaaaaaaaaaaaagaaagacttTGATTCCATAGAGGACAGAGGACGACCGTcttataaaatctaaaatagaTCTCAAAGTCCAAATACTAGCTTCCAAAATTGAAGTGTGGCAAGTGGCAACCAATCACAACTGGTAGTGGTGAGGTAATCAAAGggcaataaaaatttgaaaaattcacaatgattatttaattaaaagggataaagccaatattaatattacaaaaataatattcgGAATTAACCcacttttgattttaaataaccCAGGCAAGGCTTGTAGGAAACCCAAAGACCATATCATTTATAAccaattccaagaaaatattagtaaattaTTTATGACATTGAATGATCCCAGAAGTCAATCGTAGAGGAAAGCGTGCCAAAATGTCTTAATCTCAAAGCACCATAAACCTAGAATTCAACAGTGAATTGATTAATAATGAGTAGCATTAAATGGAATATCACTTTCATCTCAAAAGGTGTAGTGAACTTGGTCTACTTTCCAAGTAAATTTCATACAAAATCAATTCAAGAAAGCAAGTGATCGCCTAAACAATGCATTCTTCGAAACAAAAGACTCCAAAAAATAAGATCACATCACTCATCACTCCCTCGCTTCTAATTTCTAAGCATTTGAATTCTTATATTCTTCGTTTTCAACGAGGAAAGCATAATTTTATGATTACGATAGTGATGTTTTTATCAGACTACTTCTCTGAAACAAGACCCGTCCCGTATTTATagtatttaatgatttatattttatttattaattcattttcataaGAAGTGAAGGCCAATCACCAGACATTTGCCATAAAATCGACGCTTCACCTCATCTTGTTCACTTGCTGCATCTTCATTTCAATTATGCTAATATTAATCGTAACCGAGAACGGGTCATAGATGATAAAGGAGGGTTTGAGATGACCAGATTGCAAACTTGACCGATCCACTGAATGCGTTTGTTTCCCGCGAAAATTAGGGTGGGTATGTAAGCTTGGGCTTAATACCTTAAAGTTTTAAGTATAGTTTGAAATTAGTTGAAGTGTGGGGTTGGGAGtgtttttactaaaattatctttttacttattttttaaatataattcataTATGAAATGACCAAATTGCCTTATTTTTTCAACCTCCAAACACCTATCATGCCAAACCTTGATCCAATTCATTTTCctccccttttt is part of the Vitis riparia cultivar Riparia Gloire de Montpellier isolate 1030 chromosome 17, EGFV_Vit.rip_1.0, whole genome shotgun sequence genome and harbors:
- the LOC117904792 gene encoding rhamnogalacturonan I rhamnosyltransferase 1-like, with the protein product MCRLERSEKKGVVIGMGLKALSASRVEKLKSSMVTSRSRMKLWMIRATTSVLLWTCIVQLTALGDMWGPRVLKGWPSCFTQDSSSAAAALDDKLAWSAPPRVLPPKRVYKNNGYLMVSCNGGLNQMRAAICDMVAIARYLNVTLIVPELDKTSFWADPSEFEDIFDVDHFITSLRDEVRVLKELPPRLKKRVEQGVFYSMPPISWSDISYYRNQILPLIQKYKVVHLNRTDARLANNGQPLEIQKLRCRVNFSALRFTSQIEELGRRVIRLLRQNGPFLVLHLRYEMDMLAFSGCTQGCNEDEVEELTRMRYAYPWWKEKIINSDLKRKDGLCPLTPEETALTLRALDIDRNIQIYIAAGEIYGGERRMETLAAAYPKLVRKETLLESSDLRFFQNHSSQMAALDYLVSLESDIFVPTYDGNMAKVVEGHRRFLGFKKTILLDRRLLVDLIDQYTKGSLSWDEFSSAVKESHGDRMGNPIKRLVIPDRPKEEDYFYANPQECLQPLNEPLSSSS